One Prunus dulcis chromosome 8, ALMONDv2, whole genome shotgun sequence DNA window includes the following coding sequences:
- the LOC117638229 gene encoding TMV resistance protein N: MKSKGMVLPVFYNVDPSDVRKQSGSFAGAFAEHEKRFREDIEKVKRWRAALTEVANLSGLDSKNECERKLIEKIVEWVWGKVLAHSIC; the protein is encoded by the exons ATGAAATCCAAGGGCATGGTTCTGCCTGTGTTTTATAATGTGGATCCCTCGGATGTACGAAAACAAAGTGGCAGTTTTGCAGGCGCCTTCGCTGAGCATGAGAAACGTTTTAGGGAAGATATAGAAAAGGTGAAGCGCTGGAGAGCTGCTTTAACAGAAGTTGCCAATTTATCTGGGTTGGATTCAAAGAATGA GTGTGAAAGAAAGCTCATTGAAAAGATTGTTGAATGGGTGTGGGGGAAAGTGCTAGCACATTCAATTTGTTAG